Proteins from a genomic interval of Thunnus maccoyii chromosome 1, fThuMac1.1, whole genome shotgun sequence:
- the nae1 gene encoding NEDD8-activating enzyme E1 regulatory subunit — translation MAATKASKEQKYDRQLRLWGDHGQEALENAHVCLINATATGTEILKNLVLPGIGAFTIVDGHTVSGEDVGNNFFLSNNSIGKNRAQAATELLQELNSDVSGNFVEESPDKLLDNDPEFFHRFTIVIGVQLPESTCLRLGSVLWSASVPFLVCKTYGLIGYMRLVVQEHTVIESHPDNALEDLRLDQPFAEFKNHIQSYDLDSMDKKDHSHTPWIIIVAKYLEKWLSEHNCQPPKNYKEKEAFRQFIREGILKNENGVPEDEENFEEAIKNVNTALNPTKVPSAVEDLFNSEQCNNITSQTTSFWVMLRAVKEFVHNEGNGSLPVRGTIPDMIADSQKFINLQNVYREKAMQDAAAVSKHVECLLQSVGKPPESVSEKDIRLFCKNASFLRVVRCRSLADEYSVDSVNKDEITSSMDNPDGEMVFYLMLRAVDRFYQQHSRYPGVYNYQVEEDISKLKLCVNSLLQEYSLNVNIKDDYIHEFCRYGAAEPHTVAAFLGGSAAQEAIKIVSHQFLPFNNTFIYNAMSQTSATLQL, via the exons ATGGCAGCGACCAAAGCCTCCAAAGAACAGAAATACGACCGACAACTCAG ACTGTGGGGTGATCATGGCCAAGAAGCACTGGAGAATGCACATGTTTGTCTCATCAACGCCACAGCAACTGGGACAGAAATACTGAAGAACCTCGTACTTCCAG GTATTGGAGCTTTCACCATAGTCGATGGACACACAGTTTCTGGGGAAGATGTAGGAAACAA CTTTTTCCTGAGCAATAACAGTATTGGAAAG AACAGAGCACAGGCTGCCACTGAGCTGCTACAAGAACTGAACAGCGACGTGTCTGGAAACTTTGTCGAGGAG AGTCCAGACAAGCTCCTGGACAACGATCCAGAGTTTTTCCACAGGTTTACCATAGTCATTGGCGTCCAGTTGCCAGAAAG CACATGTTTGAGGCTAGGCTCAGTTCTGTGGAGTGCCTCAGTACCTTTCCTAGTTTGTAAAACGTACGGCCTCATCGGCTACATGAGGCTTGTGGTGCAAGAGCACACAG TGATTGAATCTCACCCAGACAATGCCCTGGAGGACCTGAGGTTAGACCAGCCCTTTGCCGAATTCAAGAACCACATTCAGTCCTACGACCTAGACAGCATGGACAAGAAG GATCACAGTCACACACCATGGATAATCATTGTTGCTAAATACCTGGAGAAGTGGCTCAGTGAG CACAACTGTCAGCCACCAAAAAATTACAAGGAGAAAGAGGCCTTCAGACAGTTTATTCGGGAAG GAATTTTGAAGAATGAGAATGGTGTCCCCGAGGATGAAGAAAACTTTGAGGAAGCTATTAAGAATGTCAATACTGCTTTAAATCCAACCAAG GTTCCCAGTGCTGTTGAAGACCTCTTCAACAGTGAGCAGTGtaacaacatcacatcacag ACCACATCCTTCTGGGTGATGCTACGAGCTGTCAAGGAGTTTGTTCATAATGAAGGCAACGGCAGCCTACCTGTGCGGGGAACCATACCAGACATGATCGCAGACTCTCAGAAGTTTATCAACCTTCAAAATGT TTACAGGGAAAAGGCCATGCAGgatgcagcagctgtttctaAGCATGTAGAATGTCTATTGCAGTCTGTTGGAAAA CCACCAGAAAGCGTCTCTGAGAAGGACATCAGACTGTTCT GCAAGAATGCATCCTTTCTGAGGGTGGTGCGCTGCAGGTCTCTGGCTGACGAATATAGTGTGGATTCAGTAAATAAAGATGAAATCA CCTCAAGCATGGACAATCCAGATGGCGAGATGGTCTTCTACCTCATGCTTCGTGCTGTTGATCGCTTCTATCAGCAGCACTCCCGCTACCCTG GAGTTTATAACTACCAGGTAGAGGAAGACATCAGCAAACTGAAGCTTTGTGTGAACAGCCTACTGCAGGAGTACAGCCTCAATGTCAACATCAAAGACGATTATATCCACGAGTT CTGTCGATATGGTGCTGCAGAGCCGC
- the ca7 gene encoding carbonic anhydrase 7 isoform X3: MTGNQWGYGKEDGPSVWHKNFPVAEGNRQSPIDIVPQQASHDPNLDPIVLNYDHCTSMNITNNGHSVVVDFDDSDDRSVIQGGPLDNPYRLKQFHFHWGGKGCHGSEHTVEGNSYASELHLVHWNAVKHDTFGEAAAAPDGLAVLGIFLESGDDHRWLHMITDALYMVKFKGSVTDFKGFNPKCLLPSSLHYWTYLGSLTTPPLHESVTWIVLKEPIIVSEKQVRCHSQ, from the exons ATGACAGGGAATCAATGGGGATATGGGAAAGAGGACG GTCCGTCTGTATGGCACAAAAACTTCCCCGTTGCCGAGGGGAACCGGCAGTCTCCCATTGACATCGTCCCTCAACAGGCTTCACATGACCCCAACCTGGACCCGATTGTCCTCAACTATGATCACTGTACCTCCATGAACATCACCAACAATGGACACTCTGTAGTGGTGGACTTTGATGACTCTGATGACCGTTCAG TGATCCAGGGAGGCCCTCTCGACAACCCCTACAGACTGAAACAGTTTCACTTCCACTGGGGCGGAAAGGGCTGCCATGGCTCTGAGCACACTGTTGAAGGGAATAGCTATGCATCTGAG CTTCATTTAGTACACTGGAACGCTGTCAAGCACGACACATTTGGGGAAGCGGCTGCAGCTCCCGATGGCCTCGCTGTCCTTGGCATCTTTTTAGAA TCAGGTGACGACCACAGATGGCTCCACATGATAACAGACGCTCTGTACATGGTGAAGTTTAAG GGCAGTGTCACAGATTTCAAAGGTTTCAACCCCAAGTGCCTCCTACCCAGCAGCCTCCACTACTGGACCTACCTTGGATCGCTGACCACGCCACCCCTCCATGAGAGCGTCACCTGGATCGTCCTGAAGGAGCCAATTATAGTGTCTGAAAAACAG GTCAGGTGTCACAGCCAATAA
- the ca7 gene encoding carbonic anhydrase 7 isoform X2, with protein sequence MTGNQWGYGKEDGPSVWHKNFPVAEGNRQSPIDIVPQQASHDPNLDPIVLNYDHCTSMNITNNGHSVVVDFDDSDDRSVIQGGPLDNPYRLKQFHFHWGGKGCHGSEHTVEGNSYASELHLVHWNAVKHDTFGEAAAAPDGLAVLGIFLESGDDHRWLHMITDALYMVKFKGSVTDFKGFNPKCLLPSSLHYWTYLGSLTTPPLHESVTWIVLKEPIIVSEKQLGKFRLLLFTGEEEDQRTRMENNFRPPQPLNGRKIQGLS encoded by the exons ATGACAGGGAATCAATGGGGATATGGGAAAGAGGACG GTCCGTCTGTATGGCACAAAAACTTCCCCGTTGCCGAGGGGAACCGGCAGTCTCCCATTGACATCGTCCCTCAACAGGCTTCACATGACCCCAACCTGGACCCGATTGTCCTCAACTATGATCACTGTACCTCCATGAACATCACCAACAATGGACACTCTGTAGTGGTGGACTTTGATGACTCTGATGACCGTTCAG TGATCCAGGGAGGCCCTCTCGACAACCCCTACAGACTGAAACAGTTTCACTTCCACTGGGGCGGAAAGGGCTGCCATGGCTCTGAGCACACTGTTGAAGGGAATAGCTATGCATCTGAG CTTCATTTAGTACACTGGAACGCTGTCAAGCACGACACATTTGGGGAAGCGGCTGCAGCTCCCGATGGCCTCGCTGTCCTTGGCATCTTTTTAGAA TCAGGTGACGACCACAGATGGCTCCACATGATAACAGACGCTCTGTACATGGTGAAGTTTAAG GGCAGTGTCACAGATTTCAAAGGTTTCAACCCCAAGTGCCTCCTACCCAGCAGCCTCCACTACTGGACCTACCTTGGATCGCTGACCACGCCACCCCTCCATGAGAGCGTCACCTGGATCGTCCTGAAGGAGCCAATTATAGTGTCTGAAAAACAG CTGGGCAAGTTCAGACTGCTCTTGTTCACTGGGGAGGAAGAGGACCAGAGGACACGCATGGAAAACAACTTCAGGCCTCCTCAGCCCCTGAATGGCAGAAAA ATCCAGGGCCTCAGCTGA
- the ca7 gene encoding carbonic anhydrase 7 isoform X1: MTGNQWGYGKEDGPSVWHKNFPVAEGNRQSPIDIVPQQASHDPNLDPIVLNYDHCTSMNITNNGHSVVVDFDDSDDRSVIQGGPLDNPYRLKQFHFHWGGKGCHGSEHTVEGNSYASELHLVHWNAVKHDTFGEAAAAPDGLAVLGIFLESGDDHRWLHMITDALYMVKFKGSVTDFKGFNPKCLLPSSLHYWTYLGSLTTPPLHESVTWIVLKEPIIVSEKQLGKFRLLLFTGEEEDQRTRMENNFRPPQPLNGRKVRSSN; encoded by the exons ATGACAGGGAATCAATGGGGATATGGGAAAGAGGACG GTCCGTCTGTATGGCACAAAAACTTCCCCGTTGCCGAGGGGAACCGGCAGTCTCCCATTGACATCGTCCCTCAACAGGCTTCACATGACCCCAACCTGGACCCGATTGTCCTCAACTATGATCACTGTACCTCCATGAACATCACCAACAATGGACACTCTGTAGTGGTGGACTTTGATGACTCTGATGACCGTTCAG TGATCCAGGGAGGCCCTCTCGACAACCCCTACAGACTGAAACAGTTTCACTTCCACTGGGGCGGAAAGGGCTGCCATGGCTCTGAGCACACTGTTGAAGGGAATAGCTATGCATCTGAG CTTCATTTAGTACACTGGAACGCTGTCAAGCACGACACATTTGGGGAAGCGGCTGCAGCTCCCGATGGCCTCGCTGTCCTTGGCATCTTTTTAGAA TCAGGTGACGACCACAGATGGCTCCACATGATAACAGACGCTCTGTACATGGTGAAGTTTAAG GGCAGTGTCACAGATTTCAAAGGTTTCAACCCCAAGTGCCTCCTACCCAGCAGCCTCCACTACTGGACCTACCTTGGATCGCTGACCACGCCACCCCTCCATGAGAGCGTCACCTGGATCGTCCTGAAGGAGCCAATTATAGTGTCTGAAAAACAG CTGGGCAAGTTCAGACTGCTCTTGTTCACTGGGGAGGAAGAGGACCAGAGGACACGCATGGAAAACAACTTCAGGCCTCCTCAGCCCCTGAATGGCAGAAAAGTGCGTTCCTCCAATTAA